One part of the Geothrix edaphica genome encodes these proteins:
- the tsaD gene encoding tRNA (adenosine(37)-N6)-threonylcarbamoyltransferase complex transferase subunit TsaD: protein MPSYTIRMLVLGLESSCDDCSAAVVEETPSGPVLRSLVRESQDAIHGPFGGVVPELAAREHLLQVRSVMAGALAQAGVGLDELDRLAVTRGPGLVGSLLATFSASKAVAWREGLPWVGVHHLLGHLNAARFAAPDLPFPALVLLVSGGHTHLYLARDWTSLQLLQKTRDDAAGEAFDKTARMLNLGYPGGPVVDTCAQAAPRAAEPFTPPKFRDGKASWSFSGLKTGVKLRVERNPRLAGAGAADPEVQALCRSLQEAISTWLLKPVPDLAREHGARSLVISGGVACNSRLRSDAAALAAREGLTLAIPEPRLCTDNGAMIAAAGALLPTDAEPWIQNADADLKLGA from the coding sequence GTGCCAAGTTACACTATCCGGATGCTGGTCCTGGGCCTGGAATCCTCCTGCGACGACTGCTCCGCCGCCGTGGTGGAGGAAACGCCCTCTGGACCGGTGCTCAGGTCCCTGGTGCGCGAGAGCCAGGACGCCATCCACGGCCCCTTTGGAGGCGTGGTGCCCGAGCTGGCGGCCCGGGAGCACCTCCTCCAGGTGCGCTCGGTCATGGCCGGGGCCCTGGCCCAGGCCGGAGTCGGGCTGGACGAGCTCGACCGCCTCGCCGTCACCCGCGGCCCCGGGCTGGTGGGCAGCCTGCTGGCCACCTTCAGCGCCAGCAAGGCCGTGGCTTGGCGGGAAGGCCTGCCCTGGGTGGGTGTCCACCATCTGCTCGGCCACCTGAACGCCGCCCGGTTCGCCGCGCCGGACCTGCCCTTCCCGGCCCTGGTGCTGCTGGTCTCCGGAGGACACACCCATCTCTACCTGGCCAGGGACTGGACCTCGCTCCAGCTGCTGCAGAAGACCCGAGACGATGCGGCGGGCGAGGCCTTCGACAAGACCGCCCGCATGCTCAACCTGGGCTACCCCGGCGGCCCGGTCGTGGACACCTGCGCCCAGGCCGCGCCCCGCGCCGCGGAGCCCTTCACGCCGCCGAAGTTCCGCGACGGCAAGGCCTCCTGGAGTTTCTCCGGCCTGAAGACCGGTGTGAAACTGCGGGTGGAGCGGAACCCCCGCCTGGCCGGGGCGGGGGCCGCGGATCCTGAGGTGCAGGCCCTCTGCCGCAGCCTGCAGGAAGCCATCTCCACCTGGCTGCTGAAACCGGTTCCGGACCTGGCCCGGGAACACGGGGCGCGAAGCCTGGTGATCAGTGGCGGCGTGGCCTGCAACTCGCGGTTGCGGAGCGACGCCGCGGCCCTGGCAGCCCGGGAGGGCCTCACCCTGGCCATCCCCGAGCCGCGCCTCTGCACCGACAACGGCGCCATGATCGCCGCGGCGGGCGCCCTGCTGCCGACGGATGCGGAGCCCTGGATCCAGAACGCCGACGCGGACCTCAAACTCGGAGCCTGA
- a CDS encoding slipin family protein — protein MDTLLASSFGCFGPIAIFLIIYLFACLKVVNEYERLVVFTLGKVEDKPKGPGLCFVWRPFQTAITVSLRTTVLEVPSQDVITRDNVSLKVSAVVYSRVLDPKQAIIGVENYYYATSQIAQTTLRSILGEVSLDELLADREKLSARLREIIDRSTEPWGVEVSSVELKSVDLPEQIQRAMGKQAEAEREKRAKIIAAEGELMASQQLLEAANKISQNPTAIQMRYLQTLTEIAVEKNSTIVFPLPMEIMKAFEKLTEK, from the coding sequence ATGGACACCCTGCTCGCCTCCTCCTTCGGCTGCTTCGGCCCGATCGCGATCTTCCTGATCATCTACCTCTTCGCCTGCCTCAAGGTCGTGAACGAGTACGAGCGGCTGGTGGTCTTCACCCTGGGCAAGGTGGAAGACAAGCCCAAGGGCCCGGGCCTCTGCTTCGTGTGGCGGCCCTTCCAGACGGCCATCACCGTGAGCCTGCGCACGACGGTGCTGGAAGTCCCCAGCCAGGACGTGATCACCCGTGACAACGTGAGCCTGAAGGTGAGCGCCGTCGTCTACTCGCGGGTGCTGGATCCCAAGCAGGCCATCATCGGCGTCGAGAACTACTACTACGCCACCAGCCAGATCGCTCAGACCACCCTGCGCTCCATCCTGGGCGAAGTGAGTCTGGACGAGCTGCTGGCGGACCGCGAGAAGCTCAGCGCCCGCCTGCGGGAGATCATCGACCGTTCCACCGAGCCCTGGGGCGTGGAAGTGAGCAGCGTCGAACTGAAGAGCGTGGACCTGCCCGAGCAGATCCAGCGCGCCATGGGCAAGCAGGCCGAGGCCGAGCGCGAGAAGCGGGCCAAGATCATCGCCGCCGAGGGCGAGCTCATGGCCAGCCAGCAGCTGCTGGAGGCCGCCAACAAGATCAGCCAGAACCCCACGGCCATCCAGATGCGCTACCTGCAGACCCTCACCGAGATCGCCGTGGAGAAGAACAGCACCATCGTCTTCCCGCTGCCCATGGAGATCATGAAGGCCTTCGAGAAGCTCACGGAGAAGTAG
- the gatC gene encoding Asp-tRNA(Asn)/Glu-tRNA(Gln) amidotransferase subunit GatC has protein sequence MDVTREDVLRCAALAHLSLREDEVEPMRLAMARMLTHAASLDGLALDQVEPMLTGLDRPLPRREDEPHDTFTQAQALANAPEQDRGHFVVPKVL, from the coding sequence ATGGACGTGACCCGCGAGGATGTGCTGCGTTGTGCCGCCCTGGCCCACCTGAGCCTGCGGGAGGACGAGGTCGAGCCCATGCGCCTGGCCATGGCGCGCATGCTCACCCACGCGGCCAGCCTGGACGGACTGGCCCTGGACCAGGTGGAACCCATGCTCACGGGTCTGGATCGCCCTCTGCCCCGCCGGGAGGATGAGCCGCATGACACCTTCACCCAGGCCCAGGCTCTGGCCAATGCGCCAGAGCAGGACCGGGGCCACTTCGTCGTCCCCAAAGTGCTATGA
- a CDS encoding MBL fold metallo-hydrolase, protein MLNLETFPVGPLGCNCSLLWDPATGMGVVVDPGGDGAKIRKRVEVLGFKVAALLHTHAHFDHVGATRELQDLWQCPAHLHGDDTFLIEALPQQTGMFGMPAIPQPEMTGLSAGDRHLDLSTLHTPGHTPGSCCFHGAFAQGQVLLAGDTLFRGGVGRTDLWGGSWEHLEQSIRRELYVLDGATLVIPGHGPATTLGVEAETNPFVRR, encoded by the coding sequence ATGCTGAACCTCGAGACCTTCCCCGTGGGCCCGCTGGGCTGCAACTGTTCCCTGCTGTGGGACCCCGCCACGGGTATGGGTGTGGTGGTGGATCCGGGCGGGGACGGCGCGAAGATCCGGAAGCGCGTGGAAGTCCTGGGGTTCAAGGTCGCGGCTTTGCTGCACACCCACGCCCACTTCGACCATGTGGGCGCCACGAGGGAGTTGCAGGATCTCTGGCAGTGCCCAGCCCACCTGCACGGCGACGACACCTTCCTCATCGAGGCGCTGCCGCAGCAGACGGGGATGTTCGGGATGCCCGCCATCCCCCAGCCCGAGATGACGGGCCTGAGCGCCGGGGATCGGCACCTGGACCTCTCGACACTGCACACGCCGGGCCACACGCCGGGCTCCTGCTGCTTTCACGGGGCCTTCGCCCAGGGCCAGGTGCTGCTGGCGGGGGATACGCTCTTCCGCGGCGGCGTGGGGCGCACGGACCTCTGGGGCGGCAGCTGGGAACACCTGGAGCAGAGCATCCGGCGGGAGCTCTACGTGCTGGATGGCGCCACCCTGGTCATCCCGGGGCATGGCCCCGCCACCACCCTCGGGGTGGAGGCGGAGACGAACCCGTTCGTGCGGAGATAG
- a CDS encoding DUF3488 and transglutaminase-like domain-containing protein: protein MRWARWIDHLPLWVAYGAAISTGIYEPGELAIMALPLVGAAMVEALRWDLGRHHRWLEVGALAFFLADLARGHGIFPVAIHTLFLLAGLRLVLPRELPQRRQLVLMGFLLFLTTAVSTTDLVFLLWALLWLGSAAAALLQQSWEASASLRRGTPSRPPFGRIPAWMGATLVLGVGFFLILPRLNAGFRPRGFLGTTALAARAGFGDQMDLASGGPIEPNPEVVLRIAPPPGTDPATLPGLDLLRGVALETVQGMRWSTSDLTPPVLRGPRQGSGTRRAEFLFYPSAQGILTLPYGTTGVEPNAPLRRGGGGSLRWQFPRTRPVPLEVTWSAGGPDPSEPWLSPRRLGHLLELGPEHEAARRWSLRLAPGILATPELAHVLERDLRRFRYTLDNPSGRAANPLEDFLERTQAGHCEYFASAMALMLRARGVPARVVNGFRLGPWIPEGGYFRVSQDQAHSWVEYWDQGGWHVADPTPAGAGQGPHGAPLDLGILTRWLDNLRYQWDRHVVRFSDQDQVAGLSWLQARLQGWEWRWKAPPAGLSWGLALLVAGWIAWRTRALWRPVAPGPGSIRALRPLLARTRRVAAPQAGETARAWLLRLGTLRPERVGDLLRLAEAVEAEAYAGRDSAASALAKAEAAVWRGWRPPTSP from the coding sequence GTGAGGTGGGCGCGCTGGATCGACCACCTGCCCCTCTGGGTGGCCTACGGAGCGGCGATCTCCACGGGCATCTACGAGCCCGGGGAGCTGGCGATCATGGCCCTGCCCCTGGTGGGGGCCGCCATGGTGGAGGCTCTGCGCTGGGATCTGGGCCGGCATCACCGCTGGCTGGAGGTCGGCGCCCTCGCCTTCTTCCTGGCCGATCTCGCCCGGGGGCACGGCATCTTCCCCGTAGCCATCCACACCCTCTTCCTGCTGGCGGGACTGAGGCTGGTCCTGCCCCGGGAGCTGCCCCAGCGCCGCCAGCTGGTGCTCATGGGCTTCCTGCTCTTCCTTACCACCGCCGTGAGCACCACCGATCTGGTGTTCCTGCTCTGGGCCCTGCTCTGGCTGGGATCGGCGGCGGCGGCCCTGCTCCAGCAGAGCTGGGAGGCCTCCGCCAGCCTCCGCCGGGGCACGCCTTCCCGCCCCCCGTTCGGGCGCATCCCGGCCTGGATGGGGGCGACGCTGGTGCTGGGCGTGGGGTTCTTCCTGATCCTGCCACGCCTCAACGCCGGCTTCCGGCCCAGAGGCTTCCTGGGCACCACCGCCCTGGCCGCCCGGGCGGGCTTCGGCGACCAGATGGATCTCGCCAGCGGCGGCCCCATCGAGCCGAATCCCGAAGTGGTCCTGCGGATCGCTCCGCCCCCGGGGACGGACCCGGCGACGCTGCCCGGCCTGGACCTGCTGCGCGGCGTGGCCCTCGAGACCGTCCAGGGGATGCGCTGGAGCACCTCTGACCTGACGCCGCCCGTCCTCCGCGGCCCGCGCCAGGGTTCCGGAACTCGGCGCGCGGAATTCCTGTTCTATCCCAGCGCCCAGGGCATCCTGACGTTGCCCTACGGAACCACGGGTGTGGAGCCGAACGCGCCCCTGCGCCGGGGCGGCGGCGGCAGCCTCCGCTGGCAGTTCCCCCGGACCCGCCCCGTCCCCCTGGAAGTGACCTGGAGCGCCGGGGGCCCTGACCCCTCGGAGCCCTGGCTGTCCCCCCGGAGGCTCGGGCATCTCCTGGAGCTGGGACCAGAGCACGAGGCGGCCCGGCGCTGGAGCCTCCGCCTGGCCCCGGGGATCCTGGCCACGCCGGAGCTGGCCCACGTGCTGGAGCGGGACTTGCGGAGGTTCCGGTACACCCTGGACAACCCCTCGGGCCGCGCGGCGAATCCCCTGGAGGACTTCCTGGAGCGCACCCAGGCCGGTCACTGCGAGTATTTCGCCTCGGCCATGGCGCTGATGCTCCGGGCCCGCGGCGTGCCCGCCCGGGTGGTGAACGGCTTCCGCCTGGGCCCCTGGATCCCCGAGGGCGGCTACTTCCGGGTGAGCCAGGACCAGGCCCACAGCTGGGTGGAGTACTGGGACCAGGGTGGCTGGCACGTGGCGGATCCCACCCCGGCGGGCGCCGGCCAGGGCCCGCACGGAGCGCCTCTCGACCTCGGCATCCTCACCCGCTGGCTCGACAACCTGCGCTACCAGTGGGACCGCCATGTGGTGCGCTTCTCGGACCAGGACCAGGTCGCCGGTCTCTCCTGGCTCCAGGCCCGGCTCCAGGGCTGGGAGTGGCGGTGGAAGGCGCCGCCGGCCGGCCTCTCCTGGGGACTCGCCCTGCTGGTCGCAGGCTGGATCGCCTGGCGCACCCGCGCGCTCTGGCGGCCCGTCGCGCCCGGGCCCGGGAGCATCCGCGCCCTGCGCCCCCTCCTGGCCCGGACCCGGCGGGTGGCGGCCCCGCAGGCGGGCGAGACGGCCCGGGCCTGGCTGCTGCGACTGGGCACGCTGAGGCCGGAGAGGGTGGGCGACCTGCTGCGGCTCGCGGAGGCCGTGGAGGCCGAGGCCTATGCCGGTCGAGACAGCGCAGCCTCCGCCCTGGCGAAAGCGGAGGCCGCAGTGTGGCGGGGTTGGAGGCCCCCTACTTCTCCGTGA
- a CDS encoding anhydro-N-acetylmuramic acid kinase, with amino-acid sequence MRFRIPLPEDRPWRVLGLMSGTSADGVDVVAVEVDPTGFPDARPFRALLGHHAAPYPEALKAAVLAAASNRLDPAGLCVLQRRLGDHHAHAAAELCATLGLQPDLASLHGQTVQHHPAEGASLQLADPYVLAEVLGCPVVWDLRRRDLALGGQGAPLVPLPERWLRGAEPWLALNLGGIANLAYWDGSRLQAWDTGPGMSLLDLAARRWLGQAFDPGGAAASGRVHSDLLERWMQHPYFRQAPPKSTGREVFGEAWLEAQAGTLETLALPDRLAALAAFSAEAVAREAARLDPLAPGTHGLVSGGGAQHRRLRTELATRLPLPLEDDTAFPAGAREAVSWALLGAASALGLPGNLPEVTGAARPVALGSWVWP; translated from the coding sequence ATGCGCTTCCGCATCCCGCTCCCGGAGGACCGTCCCTGGCGTGTGCTGGGCCTCATGTCCGGCACCAGCGCGGATGGCGTGGATGTCGTGGCCGTGGAGGTGGACCCCACCGGGTTTCCGGATGCGCGACCCTTCCGCGCCCTACTCGGCCACCACGCCGCGCCCTACCCCGAGGCCCTGAAGGCGGCGGTCCTGGCGGCCGCCTCGAACCGCCTGGATCCCGCGGGACTCTGTGTCCTCCAGCGGCGCCTGGGGGACCACCACGCCCACGCCGCGGCGGAACTCTGCGCAACCCTGGGGCTGCAGCCCGACCTGGCCTCCCTCCACGGCCAGACTGTCCAGCACCACCCCGCCGAGGGTGCCAGCCTCCAGCTGGCGGATCCCTACGTGCTGGCCGAGGTCCTGGGCTGCCCGGTGGTGTGGGACCTCCGCCGCCGCGACCTGGCCCTGGGCGGCCAGGGCGCGCCCCTGGTGCCCCTGCCCGAGCGCTGGCTGCGCGGAGCAGAGCCCTGGCTGGCCCTGAACCTCGGTGGCATCGCGAACCTGGCGTACTGGGATGGTTCCCGCCTGCAGGCCTGGGACACGGGCCCGGGCATGTCGCTCCTGGATCTGGCCGCCCGGCGCTGGCTGGGGCAGGCCTTCGATCCCGGCGGTGCCGCGGCCTCGGGCCGCGTCCACAGCGACCTGCTGGAACGCTGGATGCAACACCCCTACTTCCGGCAGGCGCCGCCGAAATCCACGGGCCGGGAAGTGTTCGGCGAGGCCTGGCTCGAAGCGCAGGCTGGCACGCTGGAGACCCTTGCCCTGCCGGATCGGCTGGCCGCCCTGGCGGCCTTCAGCGCCGAGGCCGTGGCCCGCGAGGCCGCCCGCCTCGATCCCCTGGCCCCGGGCACCCATGGCCTGGTGAGCGGTGGCGGGGCCCAGCACCGGCGCCTCCGTACCGAACTCGCCACGCGCCTGCCGCTCCCCCTGGAAGACGACACCGCCTTCCCGGCCGGCGCCCGGGAGGCCGTGAGCTGGGCCCTGCTCGGCGCCGCCAGCGCCCTCGGCCTGCCGGGGAACCTCCCCGAGGTGACCGGCGCCGCGCGCCCCGTGGCCCTCGGGAGCTGGGTCTGGCCGTGA
- the priA gene encoding replication restart helicase PriA: protein MSLVPTRIQLNRPLPPLTYLAPEGLPAGVRVRVKVRNSLAVGLAMGPDPAPPAAKLRPIEAVLDPFPLLPPKLRELQAFAARYYGCLEAHLLPLSLPQALLPHWEADEDGQRLSFHRERGAWGVLADLGEAWHRDPSLLPTLLHRPLLRGAGFTEVRLTGAPHPPRVTPSQAKVLLALEDGGGAMMEPELLEAAGVGASVLGTLEKRGLIERMKRVDLLGQRREAGLDRTVVLNEEQRTALEAVALGTFGVHLLHGVTGSGKTEVYLALAERVLAQGRRVLWLVPEIGLTARLLDRLEARFPGRIAVGHAGLNAGEKHGDVVRLLFNGADLFVGVRNAVLAPLRDIGLIIVDEEHEGSYKSEEHPRIHARDLAIKRAQLEGCPILLGSATPSLESWQAAQAGRYQLLQLKQRPAGITLPTVEIVDLRDAYRQLRRKVILAPPLMQALVDVLEKGEQSLLLLNRRGYENFWMCRACGKTLGCPHCAISLTYHRGDFRLRCHLCGHETVPPEACPDCGAEHLRGVGEGTEQVEEHLKQVFPSARILRLDRDTTRRRGSFEAGLLAAEAGEVDILVGTQMLAKGHTFPKLTLVGVLNADQGLKVADFRASERTFQLLTQVAGRAGRAELPGRVILQTYSPEHPAITFALAQDFEGFAASELPFREGLGYPPFTALTLYRAEADTLKEAREALEGFRQRLSVPGLRVLGPLEAPVPRVRDRWRMHLLLKGPRGALGEVLARHPLAPAGPISLDRDPIQFG from the coding sequence ATGAGCCTCGTCCCCACCCGCATCCAGCTCAACCGCCCGCTTCCGCCGCTCACCTACCTGGCGCCGGAGGGCCTGCCCGCGGGGGTGCGGGTGCGGGTGAAGGTGCGGAACAGCCTGGCGGTGGGACTGGCCATGGGGCCCGACCCAGCCCCGCCCGCGGCCAAGCTCCGGCCCATCGAGGCGGTGCTGGATCCCTTCCCTCTGCTGCCGCCGAAGCTGCGGGAGCTGCAGGCCTTCGCGGCCCGCTACTACGGCTGTCTGGAGGCCCACCTGCTGCCCTTGAGCCTGCCCCAGGCCCTGCTGCCCCACTGGGAGGCGGACGAGGACGGGCAGCGGCTGTCCTTCCACCGCGAGCGCGGGGCCTGGGGAGTTCTCGCGGACCTGGGCGAGGCCTGGCACCGGGATCCCTCCCTCCTCCCCACGCTCCTCCACCGGCCCCTCCTTCGTGGCGCCGGCTTTACGGAGGTCCGGCTCACCGGCGCGCCCCATCCCCCCCGGGTGACACCCTCCCAGGCCAAGGTGCTGCTGGCCCTGGAGGATGGGGGCGGGGCCATGATGGAGCCGGAGCTCCTGGAGGCGGCGGGCGTCGGGGCCTCGGTGCTGGGCACTCTGGAGAAGCGGGGGCTCATCGAGCGGATGAAGCGGGTGGACCTGCTGGGTCAGCGGCGGGAGGCCGGCCTGGACCGCACGGTGGTCCTCAACGAGGAGCAGCGGACCGCCCTGGAGGCCGTGGCGCTCGGGACCTTCGGTGTCCACCTGCTGCACGGCGTGACGGGGTCCGGGAAAACGGAGGTCTACCTCGCCCTGGCGGAGCGGGTGCTGGCCCAGGGGCGGCGCGTGCTGTGGCTGGTGCCGGAAATCGGCCTCACCGCGCGGCTCCTGGACCGCTTGGAGGCCCGCTTCCCCGGCCGCATCGCCGTGGGTCACGCGGGTCTCAACGCCGGCGAGAAGCATGGTGATGTCGTACGCCTGCTCTTCAATGGCGCGGATCTTTTCGTGGGCGTCCGGAATGCCGTGCTGGCCCCGCTGCGCGACATCGGCCTCATCATCGTGGACGAGGAGCACGAGGGCTCGTACAAGTCCGAGGAACATCCCCGCATCCACGCCCGGGACCTGGCCATCAAGCGGGCCCAGCTTGAAGGCTGCCCCATCCTCCTGGGCAGCGCGACGCCCAGCCTGGAGAGCTGGCAGGCGGCCCAGGCCGGCCGCTACCAGCTGCTCCAGCTGAAGCAGCGCCCCGCGGGGATCACCCTGCCCACTGTGGAGATCGTGGATCTCCGGGACGCCTACCGGCAGTTGCGCCGGAAGGTGATCCTGGCGCCGCCGCTGATGCAGGCCCTGGTGGACGTGCTGGAGAAGGGGGAGCAGTCGCTCCTGCTGTTGAACCGCCGGGGCTACGAGAACTTCTGGATGTGCCGGGCCTGCGGCAAGACGCTGGGCTGCCCGCACTGTGCCATCTCGCTCACCTACCACCGGGGTGACTTCCGCCTGCGCTGCCACCTCTGCGGCCACGAGACTGTGCCGCCGGAAGCCTGCCCCGACTGCGGAGCCGAGCACCTGCGGGGGGTCGGCGAAGGCACGGAGCAAGTGGAGGAGCACTTGAAGCAGGTCTTCCCCAGCGCCCGCATCCTGCGCCTGGATCGGGACACCACCCGTCGCCGCGGCTCCTTTGAAGCCGGCCTGCTGGCCGCCGAGGCCGGGGAAGTGGACATCCTGGTGGGCACCCAGATGCTGGCCAAGGGCCACACCTTCCCGAAGCTCACCCTCGTGGGTGTGCTCAACGCGGACCAGGGCCTGAAGGTGGCCGATTTCCGGGCCTCGGAGCGCACCTTCCAGCTGCTCACCCAGGTGGCGGGCCGGGCCGGGCGTGCGGAGCTGCCGGGTCGCGTGATCCTCCAGACCTACTCACCGGAGCACCCCGCCATCACCTTTGCCCTGGCCCAGGACTTCGAAGGCTTCGCGGCCTCGGAGCTGCCCTTCCGCGAGGGCCTGGGCTATCCGCCGTTCACGGCCCTCACCCTCTACCGTGCCGAGGCCGACACGCTGAAGGAGGCCCGGGAGGCCCTGGAGGGGTTCCGGCAGCGCCTGTCCGTCCCGGGTCTGCGGGTGCTCGGTCCCCTGGAGGCGCCCGTGCCCCGCGTGCGGGACCGCTGGCGCATGCACCTGCTGCTCAAGGGACCCCGGGGAGCCCTCGGCGAAGTCCTCGCCCGCCACCCGCTGGCTCCCGCCGGTCCCATCAGCCTGGACCGGGACCCCATCCAGTTCGGATGA
- a CDS encoding TonB-dependent receptor: MACRRMRYLTLLLAAGAILSAQTTGSLQGRVLDTKGRPVAGARVVLSGAGMQGGRTAVTDETGSYRFGLLPPGPCVITATKEGLNTAKSQLQIGLDRTSSVDLTMNPVATATVEVTDATTTMDMKATTSGANYTSDTLAKLNVSRDFANIALLAPGVSQDNAGFKVYGATGAENNFVVDGINATDVEFGTKGKKVPMEFIQEFQVKTGGYEAEYGKAMGGIINVITKSGGNDFTGDVFVYSEGAFLKTGNKHQNDGNLSKPLVLEDKTLELGFDVGGAVIKDRLWYFIAYDRRKEDQTYGIRIGPEAGQKAPQNSKRDLFAAKLTWRVTDSQSLIASIVGDPETITGAVKSPQGSVGTWDGENKVGGTDLSLRYEVTGERWFGQIQVSRHQQTSSILPGLGGSQTQLVDQAGGGAQSGGFGRWDDKKFTRDNIAGSLTGFLGAHEVKAGFDLQYDKADIHRSYTGGQLVTLLFNDGLGTATSKIYSHYWWTTAAGQLTPTFDAPSIVFASKPKHESQAFFIQDKWTVMPTLTVNLGVRTDQTDIKDQFGAKVISLKNEWAPRLGIIYDFRGKGQDKVYASFSRYFEQLPLDLVIRSFSVERNPTTYNYSPTSYAPDPAAEAAAGSTSSIVGSYVEPVDGNLKGSYTDEIILGAESTFRNLYVLGAKYIRRYLGRAIEDGLDVNSPLGDYFIMNPGVSSPAGVTYPKAVRDFTGVELTAQRKLADHYTWQFSYLWSQLKGNYEGAYQGIGGVDGTGQLDPNINSAFDLPEFITNSYGRLSGDRTHQVKANGSYEWDFGLTAGASITYQTGTPISRLGYHDGYGRYELFLVPRGTEGRTPDNTRLDVNVAYTMQLPNKQRLRFVAEITNLLDSQTATVIDQRYNFAQADVGQTNENYKSPFSFQAPRSVRLGVRYSF; this comes from the coding sequence ATGGCCTGCCGTCGCATGCGCTATCTGACTCTGCTTCTCGCTGCCGGGGCGATCCTGTCGGCCCAGACCACGGGGTCCCTGCAGGGGCGTGTCCTGGACACCAAGGGGCGGCCCGTGGCCGGGGCCCGGGTGGTCCTGAGCGGCGCCGGCATGCAGGGCGGGCGCACGGCCGTCACGGACGAGACCGGGTCCTACCGGTTCGGCCTGCTGCCACCGGGCCCGTGCGTCATCACCGCGACCAAGGAGGGTCTCAACACCGCGAAGTCCCAGCTCCAGATCGGCCTGGACCGCACCTCCTCGGTGGACCTGACCATGAATCCCGTGGCCACGGCGACGGTGGAGGTGACCGACGCGACCACAACGATGGATATGAAGGCCACCACATCGGGGGCGAACTACACCTCTGACACCCTGGCGAAGCTGAACGTTTCACGCGACTTCGCGAACATCGCCCTGCTGGCCCCCGGCGTCAGCCAGGACAACGCTGGCTTCAAGGTCTACGGCGCCACGGGCGCGGAGAACAACTTCGTGGTGGACGGCATCAACGCCACAGATGTGGAGTTCGGCACCAAGGGTAAGAAGGTGCCCATGGAGTTCATCCAGGAATTCCAGGTGAAGACCGGCGGCTACGAAGCCGAGTACGGCAAGGCCATGGGCGGCATCATCAACGTGATCACGAAGTCCGGCGGCAACGACTTCACCGGGGATGTGTTCGTCTACTCGGAAGGGGCCTTCCTCAAGACCGGCAACAAGCACCAAAATGACGGCAACCTGTCCAAGCCGCTGGTCCTCGAGGACAAGACCCTGGAACTGGGCTTCGACGTGGGCGGGGCGGTCATCAAAGACAGGCTCTGGTACTTCATCGCCTATGACCGCCGCAAGGAGGACCAGACCTACGGCATCCGCATCGGCCCCGAAGCCGGCCAGAAGGCCCCCCAGAACTCCAAGCGCGACCTCTTCGCGGCCAAGCTCACCTGGCGCGTGACCGACAGCCAGAGCCTCATCGCCTCCATCGTCGGTGATCCCGAGACCATCACCGGCGCTGTAAAGTCGCCCCAAGGCAGCGTCGGCACCTGGGATGGCGAGAACAAGGTGGGCGGCACGGACCTGAGCCTGCGGTACGAGGTCACCGGCGAGCGCTGGTTCGGCCAGATCCAGGTGAGCCGGCACCAGCAGACCAGTTCCATCCTCCCCGGTCTGGGCGGAAGCCAGACGCAGTTGGTGGACCAAGCGGGCGGGGGCGCCCAGAGCGGTGGCTTCGGGCGCTGGGATGACAAGAAGTTCACCCGCGACAACATCGCCGGCTCCCTCACGGGCTTCCTCGGCGCGCACGAGGTGAAGGCCGGCTTCGACCTCCAGTACGACAAGGCGGACATCCACCGCAGCTACACCGGGGGTCAGCTGGTGACGCTCCTGTTCAATGACGGCCTGGGAACCGCCACGTCAAAGATATACTCCCATTACTGGTGGACCACCGCCGCGGGTCAGCTGACACCGACCTTCGATGCCCCCAGCATCGTCTTCGCGTCGAAGCCCAAGCACGAGAGCCAGGCTTTTTTCATCCAGGACAAGTGGACCGTGATGCCCACGCTGACCGTGAACCTGGGCGTTCGCACGGACCAGACGGACATCAAGGACCAGTTCGGCGCCAAGGTGATCTCGCTCAAGAACGAGTGGGCGCCGCGTCTGGGGATCATCTACGACTTCCGAGGGAAGGGCCAGGACAAGGTCTACGCCAGCTTCTCTCGCTACTTCGAGCAGCTGCCCCTGGATCTGGTGATCCGCTCCTTCAGCGTGGAGCGGAATCCCACCACCTACAACTACAGCCCCACCAGCTACGCGCCGGATCCCGCCGCTGAGGCCGCCGCCGGATCGACCTCGTCGATCGTTGGTTCCTACGTCGAGCCTGTGGACGGCAACCTCAAGGGCTCGTACACGGACGAGATCATCCTCGGCGCGGAGTCCACATTCCGGAACCTCTACGTCCTGGGGGCCAAATACATCCGCCGCTACCTGGGCCGGGCCATCGAGGACGGCCTGGACGTGAACTCCCCCCTGGGGGACTACTTCATCATGAACCCCGGCGTCAGCTCCCCGGCGGGCGTGACCTACCCCAAGGCCGTGCGCGACTTCACGGGCGTGGAACTGACGGCCCAGCGTAAGCTCGCGGACCACTACACCTGGCAGTTCAGCTACCTCTGGAGTCAGCTCAAGGGCAACTACGAGGGCGCCTACCAGGGCATCGGCGGCGTGGACGGCACGGGCCAGCTGGATCCCAACATCAACAGCGCCTTCGACCTGCCCGAGTTCATCACCAATAGCTACGGCCGCCTCAGCGGCGACCGTACCCACCAGGTCAAGGCGAACGGTTCCTACGAATGGGATTTCGGGCTCACCGCCGGCGCCTCCATCACCTACCAGACGGGCACCCCCATCAGCCGGCTGGGCTACCACGACGGCTACGGACGCTATGAACTGTTCCTCGTCCCTCGGGGCACCGAAGGCCGCACTCCCGACAATACGCGCCTCGACGTGAACGTGGCCTACACCATGCAACTACCGAACAAGCAGCGCCTGCGCTTCGTGGCGGAGATCACCAACCTGCTGGACTCCCAGACCGCTACGGTCATCGACCAACGTTACAACTTCGCCCAAGCCGATGTGGGCCAGACGAACGAGAACTACAAGAGTCCCTTCTCTTTCCAGGCTCCGCGGTCCGTCCGCTTGGGAGTTCGCTATAGTTTCTGA